Below is a window of Jonesiaceae bacterium BS-20 DNA.
ACCAAAGCCTTCAACCGGCGTCCCAACCTTGGTGTGTTGCGGTTGGATGTGCTCGTTTCGCAAGTGCATGCCAGCGTTAGAGCGGTACGGGGAGTGCGGACGGCATCGGGAAACTTGAACCCTTCTGCCCGGTATGAAACTCTGAAGTGCTCCGATGAGCATTTCTCTTTTCCTTTTAGTTAAGTGAGTATTTTTCATGTCTGTTGACCAGCAGGTGCTGCAGCAACTCTTGGCTCGTTCCCTTGACGCCCCTAGGGGGTTTGGGGGAGCGACCCTGATCTGTATCGATGGCCCCGCTGGTTCGGGCAAGACCACACTTGCGGCCCAGCTTGCGCCGCTGCTTCCCGCGCAGGTTATACACATGGATGACTTGTATGCCGGGTGGGAAGGCATCCAAGAAGGTGTTGACCTCCTTGAGCGTCAGATTCTCACGCCACTTGCGGCGGGCCAGCCCGGGAAGTATCCGCGTTATGACTGGATGGCCCGTAAGTACATGGAACGCCATCATGTACCGCTTGCAGATTTCCTAGTCGTTGAGGGCTGTGCCAGCGCAACGCGCATGGTCGATAGGTTTGACCCACTGATTATCTGGGTTGAGGCCAGCGATGACGTCCGCCTAGCACGGGGCCTCGACCGGGATGGTCAGGACCTCAGGCCACAATGGCTCACTTTTATGGAACAAGAGCGTTCCATCTATGAGGAAAACGAAACGGCGGACCGCGCGCACATCAAAATTGACGGCTTTGGCCGGATCGTGGACCATCTCACCTGAACAGATTTCGCATTGCGCTAAGAAAAGCGGCAAACTAGTAGGGGTGCCTTCAACCGCACGCGCGGACCTGAGTTAGCGAGCTTTTCATAAC
It encodes the following:
- a CDS encoding uridine kinase, whose translation is MSVDQQVLQQLLARSLDAPRGFGGATLICIDGPAGSGKTTLAAQLAPLLPAQVIHMDDLYAGWEGIQEGVDLLERQILTPLAAGQPGKYPRYDWMARKYMERHHVPLADFLVVEGCASATRMVDRFDPLIIWVEASDDVRLARGLDRDGQDLRPQWLTFMEQERSIYEENETADRAHIKIDGFGRIVDHLT